The segment TCAGGGGGTTGCCCCCCCTTTCTCGCTCGACTTGCATGTGTTAAGCACGCCGCCAGCGTTCGTTCTGAGCCAGGATCAAACTCTCCACTTAATTACGATAAGCGGGCAAAACAGAAGATCCGTTCGCACCTCGCATTCCCTGTTCAGTTTTCAAAGATCCTGTCGAAACCGACCGTCGGACTTCCACTCGGCCGGACTTACCAATCTACGAAAACGCTCTTCCCCTGTCAAGCGATATTTCCCGAACTGCGGAAATTTGTTCGAAGGCGAGTCGTGCCGTCGAGGGGAGAAACGAATGTACCGGAGTCGCCGGAAGGATGCAAGGAAAAAACGCGCGACGGGAAAAAAAACGCGCGACTCTCCCGGAAATCTTACCGGAGGGCGACGACCACGAACTCCTTCTTCCCGATCTTCAACCGGACCTCCGTGGGAGACGGGAGAAGAACCGCGGGATCGGTCGCCCGCTCCCCGTTCACTTCCACCCCACCCTGCGCGATGAGCCGCCGTGCGGCGGATTTCGAGGTGAAGCTCCCCGATGCGCGTGATACCACCGTGGCGAGATCCTGCGTCCCGCCATCCGCGGCGAGCTCGACCCTGCGCGCGTCTTCCGGGAATTCCTTGCGGGAGAAGCGGCCGCGAAAACCCTCCTCGGCCTCCCGCGCCGCGGCCGCACCGTGAAAGCGCGCGACGATCTCGCGCGCCAGGGCGACCTTCGCGTCCATCGGGTGGCGGGAGCCGTCGGACAGCCCCGCCTTCAGCGCCGCGAGCTCCGCAACGCCGATGTCGGAGAGCAGCTCGTAATACATCACCATCAACTCGTCGGAGATCGACATCATCTTGCCGAAGATCGTCTCCGGGGATTCGGTGATCCCCACGTAGTTGCCCAGGCTCTTGCTCATCTTGTTGACGCCGTCCAGCCCCACCAGCAACGGCGTGGTCATCACCACCTGCGGCTCCTGTCCATACGCCCGCTGAAGATCGCGCCCCACCAGCAGGTTGAACTTCTGATCCGTCCCGCCGAACTCCACGTCCGCCCGCAGCGCCACGGAGTCGTATCCCTGGAAGAGCGGGTAGAGGAATTCGTGGATCGAGATGGGGCGCTGCTCCTCGTACCGCTTCCGGAAATCGTCCCGCTCGAGCATCCGCGCCACCGTCATCTGGGCGGCAACGCGGACCATGTCCTCGATGCGCATCGTCGAAAGCCACTCGGAGTTGAACCGGACCTCGGTCCGCGCCGGATCGAGGATCTTGAAGATCTGCTCCTTGTAAGTGATTGCGTTGCGCTCCACGTCCTCGCGCGTGAGGGCCTTCCGCGTCTCGGACTTGCCCGACGGGTCGCCGATCATCCCCGTGAAGTCACCCACGAGGAAGATGACCTGGTGTCCCGCGTCCTGGAAGTGCTTCAACTTCTGGATGAGTACCGTGTGCCCCAGGTGGAGATCCGGCGCGGTGGGATCGAACCCCGCCTTTACCCGAAGGGGGCGGTGTTCCCTCGCGGAGGAGGCGACCTTCCGGGAAAGCTCGTCCCCTGAGATCACCTCGACCGTGCCACGCCTCAGGGACTGGAGAACGTTGTCCATGTCTCTTTGCTCCTCATTTGCGATTCGGAGATCCGGAACGCCTGCACCGCGAGGCTATGGCCGGTTTCCGGATCCAGGTCGAAGAAGACGCCCGACGCCTCCGGCTCGCCCGAAGCGACGTCGAAGCGGGCGGGAAGCTGGGTCAGGAAGCGCCGCAGGACCGTCTTCGGATCCATCCCGATGATCGACCCGGCGGGGCCGCACATCCCCGCGTCGGTGATGGAGCCGGTGCCGCCCGGGAGGATCGAGGCGTCGGAAGTCTGGACGTGCGTATGCGTTCCCGCGATGGCGGAAACCCTCCCGTCGAGATAGAGGGCCATCGCCCGCTTCTCGGAGGTCGCCTCGGCGTGGAAATCGACGAACACGCAGTTCGCCTCGCGCCGGATCTCGGGGAGCGCAGCGTCGGCCCAGCGGAACGGGCAGTCGAAGTTCCCCAGGAAGACGCGGCCGATGAGCGACACGACGGCGTACGGCGTCCCGCTGCGGCCACGGTAAATCCCCCACCCGCGACCGTCCACCCCCGGCGGGTAGTTCGCCGGGCGGAGGATCCGCTCTCCGGCGCGCACCAGCGGGATCCCTTCCTTCTTGTCCCACACGTGGTTCCCGCCCGTCAACACGTCGACGCCCGCGTCGAACAGCTCCTGCACGACGGTGTCCGTCAGCCCCATCCCGCTGGCCGCGTTTTCCCCGTTCGCGATCACGAGGTCGACGTCGCGGACGCCCCGCAGCCGGGAGAGGAACTCCGTCACGGCCTTGCGGCCCGGCTTGCCGACGACGTCGCCGAAGAACAGGACCCACATCCCGATGCGCTCCTTGTAATCTTCACCATGAACGACTACGTGCTCCACTTCAAAATTGCAGGTACATATCGCCAGGAGGCGCCTCTATCTCCGCGTGATACTCCCTCCCTCGCTTCCGCTCCGTCCGCCATCCATGGCGTCCTGCGCTGGCGGTCGTTTTCGCCTCTCGCCCTCCATGGCTCCGGCGAAAACTCACGCCCGCTCGGAAGGGGTATCCCGCTCCGCGGCGCCTCCTTTGGGTAAATCTACCTCGCGTACTCGACGGCGCGGGTCTCGCGGATCACCGTGACGCGGATCTGGCCGGGGTACGACAGGTCCGTCTCGATCTTCTTCGCGATGTCCCGGGCGAGAAGGGTCGCCGCGTCGTCCCCGATCTTCTGGTAGTCGACGATGATGCGGATCTCGCGCCCCGCCTGGATGGCGTACGATTTCTCCACGCCGGCGAACGACTTCGCGATCGCCTCGAGGTCCTCGAGACGCTTCAGGTAGTTCGCCAGCATCTCGCGGCGCGCCCCCGGCCGGGCGCCGGACAAGGCGTCCGCCGCCTGCACCAGGATCGGCAGGATGTCCTTGGGCGACTCGTCCTCGTGGTGCGCCCCGATCGCGTGGACGATCTTCGCGGACTCCCCGTATTTCCGGGCCAGGTCCGCCCCGATCAGCGCGTGCGGTCCCTCGACCTCGTGGTCGACCGCCTTCCCGATGTCGTGGAGAAGTCCCGCGCGCTTGGCGACCTTGGCGTTCAACCCGAGTTCCGAGGCGATCATCCCGCACAGGAACGCCACCTCGAGGGAGTGCGTGTAGATGTTCTGCCCGTAGGAGGTCCGGTATTTCAGCCTCCCGATCAACTTCACGAGGTCCGCGTGGACGCCGTGGATCCCCAGGTCGAAGAGCGCCTGCTCCCCCGCCTCGCGGATCGTCTCCTCCACCTCCTTGGTCACCTTCTCCACCGTCTCCTCGATCCGGGCCGGGTGGATCCGCCCGTCCTGGAGAAGCCGGGAGAGGGAGATCCTCGCGATCTCCCGACGGACCGGGTTGAAGCCGGACAGGATGACCGCCTCGGGGGTGTCGTCGATGATCACGTCGATCCCGGTGGCGGCTTCGAAGGCGCGGATGTTCCGCCCCTCGCGGCCGATGATCCGCCCCTTCATCTCCTCGGACGGCAACGGCACCGCGCTCACGACGTGCTCGGCGACGTAGTCCGCCGCGTACCGCTGGACGGCCAGGGAGATCATCTTCCGGGCCTTCTGCGTCGCCTCCTCCTTGAACTCCTCGTCCATGACGCGGATCTTCTTTCCGGCCTCCATCTTGGCATCCTCGGCGATCAACTCCACGATCTCCGCCTTGGCCTGCTCGGCCGAAAGACCCGCCACCCGCTCGAGCTCGACCCGGGTCGCCGCCAGGCGGGATTCGAGATCCGCCTGCGTCGCGTCGAGCTTCCGGGCCTGATCCGCGATTTCCCGCTCCTTCTTTGTGTACTCGGCGACACGCGCCTCGACCTGCTCGTTCTTCCGGTCGAACTGGTCCTCTTTCTGGAGGAGGCGCTTCTCGAGCTGGCTCAGCTCGTTCTTCCGGTCCCGCGTCTCCTTCTCGAAGTCGATCTTGACCTGCAGCAGGTGGTCCTTGGCCTGGAGGGCGGCCTCCTTCAGGATGTTCGCGGCCTCTTTCCTGGAGCTCTGCAGGATCTCCGCCGCCTTCTCCGACTCGGCCCGCGCCTCCGCCCGTGCCTTTTCCAGCGTGCTCTTTTTCCCGGAAAGCAGAAACGCCACGTACACGCCGAGCCCCACGGCAAGCGCCGCGAGGGCCGCGATAAGCATCGTCGAAATATTCAAGGTGTGCCTCCTCGGTAAATCATCTATGGTTCAGGGGATCCGGACGCGTTCGCGGCCCGGATCACCCCTTCTTCCGTCACCAGCGCGTGGACGCGGACGTCCCACGCGTCGACCGGCACTTCCGGGACCAGTTGGCTCGCATAGGCAAGCCCGACCCGCGGCTCGTTCTCCGGCAGGTCTCCCAGGAACCGATCGTAATACCCGAACCCGCGCCCGAGGCGATTCCCCAGCCGATCGAAGGCAAGGCCCGGGACCACGACGATGTCCCATCCCGAGATCCGCGGTTCGATGCCCGCCGGGGTCGGAGGCTCGCAAATCCCGTACGGCCCCGTTTCCCACCCGTCTCCTTCCCGATGCGGGTAGAAGGCGAGCGTTTTTTCCCCCGTGACCCGGGGATAGTAAAGCCGGGCTCCCGCCGCAAGATACGCGCGCCGGATCCTCTCCGTCGGAACCTCGCCCGCCAGCGCGCAGTAAAGAGCCACGGACATCCCCGCCCGCGGTGGAAACTCGCGGAGGAAGTGTCCCTGCGCACGGTCGCCGGCCTCCGCCGAATACGCCGACCCGGTCCGCTCCCGAAGCCGGATACGGCCTTCCCTGCGAAGGATCTCCTTGCGCTCAAGGGCGAGCATCGGACGCCTTTCAACGGAGGTAGACGGGGGGCGAAAACCGCGGGGTTGCTGCGCTTACGCTGCGGAAACGTATCGGCCTGTGACGCCGGGTACCCTTATTCGAACAAGAATTGCCGCCGAATCGAACCGCGATTAGAACGTCGCCGCAACAACGGTTATTGCCGCCCTGATCTATGCAAACGGACGTTTTCCGTCCGGGTCCGTACCAAGTGCCCCCGCGAATGCCGTGTAGCCGGTCGAGTTGAACCTGGCTTTCACCAGGTGGGTTCCCGGTTGGGCCGCTTCAGGCTTCCCCCGTGTCAGGGGATGCACACCGTAGCCCGGAAGGGATCCCGTTCTCTACGTGTTGGCTCAAACTCTTCCAGCGATCACGCGCACGGCAGGGGCCTTGCGAATTTCCTGCCGCCCTACTTCAACGCATTGTCGAGCGTCGCGAGAAGATCCCGGCTCTTCCGGTCCAGCCGCTTCTTCAGGTCTTCCTTTTCCCTCTGCAACGTCTCGACCTTATCCTTCAGTTCCCGGAAGCTGTCCTCGTACGCCAACACTTCGTCGGCAAGCTCCATGGCCGCGAGCACTACGATGTTCAGGTAGTTCGCGGTGCCGCCCTGCTTCTGGATCTCCCGGACCCTTCCGTTCAGCGTCTCGGCCAGGCGCACCATGTGCTCCTCGGACCGCTCGGTCCGGACGGTCAAGGCGTACCCGGCAATATTGACGTCGATCCGGTTCCCCATCCTCTTCCTTTTTATTATACCGCCTCGTCCCTATAACTCAATGGTATCCAGGCGGGAGAGGATCTTGTCAACCCGTTCCTTCACCTCGCCGCGTTCCCGTGAAAGTTCGGCCAGTTTCCGGGTCAGCTCCCGCGCCTCCGCGTCCTTGAGGGCGAGCTCTCCCGCGAGGGCTTCCTTTTCCTTTTTCAGCGCGGTCACTACCTGGACCAGGTCGGTGATCTTTTTTTCGATCAGCGCGAACGATTCTTCGCCCATCTTCGGCATCTCCTCGATGTGTGATCTCGACCCGCCGGACGACGAATCCCGCGGTACCTCCGAAGAATACCCCGACAACCGGCCGGATTCAATCGCGAATGCGAATATCGACGTCAGAACAGCGCTTCGGCGAAGTCGCGGGCGTCGAAAGGACGCAGGTCATCTGCCTTTTCCCCGACGCCGATGTAACGGATCGGGGCGGCGACCTCCCGGGTCACCGAGAGGACGACCCCGCCTTTCGCCGTCCCGTCGAGCTTGGTGAGCGCGATGCCCGTCACGCCGGTGAATTCCTCGAACGTCTTCGCCTGCGCGATGGCGTTGCGCCCGCTGGTGGCGTCGAGGACGAGCAGCACCTCGTGGGGAGCCCCCGGGATCTCCTTTCCGAGCACCCGGACGACCTTTCGCACCTCTTCCATCAAGTGGGACTTGGTGTGGAGCCGTCCCGCGGTGTCGACGAGGACCACGTGGGTCCCCCTCGCCTTCGCCGCCCGAACGGCATCGAACGCCACGGCCGAGGAGTCCGCCCCTTCCTTGTGACGGACGATGTCCGCCCCCGTGCGCTCGGCCCAGACGGCGAGCTGCTCGATCGCCGCGGCCCGGAAGGTGTCCGCCGCCGCGAGGAGGACGGAATGGCCCTCCGCACGGAGTCCGCTCGCCACCTTTCCGATCGTGGTCGTCTTCCCCACGCCGTTCACGCCGACGACGAGGACGACGAACGGGTACGGCGCCGCCACCTTCAGCGGGACCATGCGGGGGGCGAGGGTGGCCGCCACCATCTCCCGCAAACGGGCCCGGAGCGCGTCCGTGTCGGGCAGTTCCCCGCGGCGCCAGGCGCCGCGCAGCTCTTCGACGTATTCCCGCGAAAGTTCCGCTCCCACGTCGGCGAGGATCAACGCCTCCTCGAGCTGGCCGAGGACGTTCTCGTCGACGGGGCCGATCCCTTGCGCGATCGCCCCGACGTTCATGAAGAGGAGTTCCCGCGTCTTTGCGAGGCCCGCCTTCAGGCGGGAGAAAAATGCTCCGCGGGGCTTGTCGCTCGGCTCGCTCATGGATAGGTTCCGCGGGGCGCCCGGCGGGTCAGTTGTTCAATTTGACGGAGACGGTGCGGGAAATCCCATGCTTCTCCATCGTGATCCCGTAAAGGACGTCCGCCAGCTCCATCGTCCGCTTGTTGTGCGTGATGAGGAGGTACTGGTACCGGTGCGACATCTCGCGCACCAGTGCGTTGAAACGGTCGACGTTGGCGTCGTCCAGGGGGGCGTCGACCTCGTCGAGCAGGCAGAACGGGGACGGCTTGACGAGGAAGATGGAGAAGATGAGGCTGATGGCCGTGAGCGCCTTCTCCCCACCGGAGAGGCTGCCGAGGGGGAGCGATTTCTTGCCGGGCGGCTGGACGAAGATCCCGATGCCGGACTCGAGGAGGTTTTCCTCGTCGACCAGTCGCAGCGCGGCGCGCCCTCCCTGGAACAGGCGGGGAAACACCTCGCCGAATTTCGCGTTGATCTCCTCGAACGCCTTCGAGAACCGTTCCCGTGTCGTCCGGTTGATCCGCTGGATCGCCTTCGCAAGGTCTTCGAGGGATTTCTCGAGGTCTTCCTTCTGCGAAACCAGGAAGGAGAACCTCTCGGTCAGTTCCCTGTGCTCCTCGAGGGACGCGAGGTTCACCTCTCCCATCGAGGACATCCGCTCCCTGAGCTCCTCGGCGCGAGACTCGAGAATGGAAAGGTCCCCGGCCCCCGCATCCTCCCCTTCGGCGGCCTCTACCGGAGGCAGGTTCTCCAGGTGGATCTCGTACCGCTGGTGGAGGAGCGCATCGAGCCCGGCGATGTCCATCTCGAATCTCTGGAGCCGCAGCCGTTCCGCGGCCTGCCGCTCGCCGAGTTCCGCCTCCCGGCGACGCGCCTCGCGGAGGTCCGTTTCGATTCCGGAAAGGCGGGAAACGCATTCCGCGTGTTCCGCGACCCTCGCGTCGATCCGCTCCTGCAGGGCCGCGAGAACGATCCCTCCCTGGACGATCGCCTCCCGGGCCGCCTGCATCGCCTCCTCGAGGGAGGCCGCCTCACGCGCCTGGTCTTCCTTCCGCCGGGAACGCTCGATCCGCTGCCGCCGTTTCCCTTCGGCCTGCTCCGAAAGGGCGGCGCGCAAGTCCGCCGCGGCGCGGTCCTTTTCCTCGAGGCCCCGGAACGCGACCTCGGCGGCGTGCGCGCGCTCCCGGATCTCCTCGGCACTCAACCGCTTCTCTTCCGTTTTCGACAGGAGCTCCCGGGTCCGGATCTCCTCTTCCCCGCGGGCGTGCTCCGACTCGCGGGCCATCGCAAGCGAGGCCGACAGCTCCTCCGCCATGCGGGCCAGCTCCCCGCGCAGGTACGCCTCTTCCCGCGTGCGGCCGTCGTGCAGGGCGCCCGCCTGCGCGCGGGTTTCGGAAAGCACCGCCCGTGCGCGCTCCGCCGCGACGTGCGCGGAACGGGCTTCCTCCCGTCCACGGAAGAACGCCGCGAGGCGCTCCTCGAGCGAAGCGCGCTCCCTGCGGATCGCCTCTTCCGCCCTGGCCCGCCGGTCAAGCTCCAGGCGCATCTCCTCTATATCCTTCTCCAGGCCGCGGATCTCCCGCTTCCGGGCGAGTACGCCGGCCTCCCCGCCCCCCTGCTCTCCCCCGATCAGGATCCCGTCGGCGGTAACCACGTCGCCGTCGAGAGTCACGTAGGAGTTCCACACGCCGTTGCGGTTCCACAGCCGGATCGCGGTGTCGAGGGTGCGAACCAGGAGCGTTCCCCCGAGAAGGCCCCGGAGAAGATCGCCGCACTCCGGGGGCGCCGAGACGACTTCGGTGAGCGGCGCGACGACCCCCTCCTCGCCGACGTACGCCAGTTCCTCGGTCCGTGTCCGAAGCCCCATCGGAATGAACGCGCCCCGCCCTTCCCGGGACTCCTTGAGAAAGTGGATCGCGGAGAGTCCCTCGGCGTGGTCGCGGACCACCACCGACTGCATCCGCTCACCGAGGACCGCCTCGACCGCCTTCTCGTAGGCGGCATCGGTCTCGATCATCTCGCCCATCACGCGGAGCGCCGCTCGATCGTCCCCGCCGGACTCCTCGGCGCCGCGGAAGTGCCGGAGAACGGCCCGAACCCCCGACGAGGCCCAGTCCATCCGGTCGTGAAGCCCCGAAAGGGTGGCGCGTCGCGACTCGGCGGACCGAAGCTCGCTTTCGGCGCTGCGGGCCGCCTCGACCGATGCGTCGAGCCTCGCGCTCGCGGCGGCAAGCGCCGCCCCCGTCTCCTCCCAGGACCGCTCCGCGGTCTCGAGAGCTTCCCGCGCCGCGGTCTCGACGGCGGACGCGGCATCGAGATCGCGCGAAGCCTTTTCCATCGCGGCGGCCGCCTCTTCGATCCGTTCCGTCAGGCGCGCCAGGGATCGTTCCCCCTCGGTGATCCGCTGCGACAACGCATCGGCGCCGGACCGCGCGTCGGAGTGCTGGGACACGCGCACGATCAGGTCGGACTTGGCGCGCTCGACCTCGTCCCGGGCGAGGCGGTGCTCTTCGCGCGCCGCCGCCAGCGATTCGTTTTCCTTCTCCCAACAGGCCCGGGCAAGGGAAAGTCCCTCGCTCCGCAGGACGGCCTCCCCTTCCGCCTCGGCGATTTTCGCATCGAGCGCGGCGATCTCCGATTCGAGGGAGGTGATCTCTACACCTGCCTCCTGGACCATGCGGCGAAGCTGTTCCGCCTGTCCGCGAAGCCCTTCCCACTCCGCCTCGCGGCGCGCCGCTTCCTCCTTCCGCCAGCCGTGCTCTTCCCGCAGGTCGGACAGCAGCCGTTCCCGCTCCGACAGCGTCAGCCGCGCCTCTTCGCGGCCGGCGTCCATCCGCGCAAGGTCGGAACGCGCCGAAAGAAGCGCGTTTTCGATGCCGTCCAACGCCTCGCGCGCCGAGTCGCACGCGAGGGACATCGCGAGCCGCTTCCGGGAGGCGATGCGAAGATCGAGATCCTTCAGTTCCGCCCGGAACGCCTTGTACCGCTCCGCCTTCCGTACCTGCCGCTCGAGCGCCCCGATCTGGCGCCGGACTTCGTCGAGGATGTCCTTTACGCGGGCGAGGTTCTGGCGGGTGCTCTCCATCTTCCGCTCCGCCTCTTTCCGGCGGACCCGGAACTTGGCGACCCCGGCGGCCTCCTCGATGATCATGCGCATCTCGTCCGGCCGGGCATCGACGATCTCGCCGACCTTCCCCTGGGCGATGATGGCGTATCCGCGGGCGCCGGCGCCCGTGTCGAGGAACAGCTCGGCGATGTCCTTCAGGCGGCACGGGACCTTGTTGATGGAGAACTCGCTCTCGCCGTCGCGGAACGTCCGGCGGGTGATCGCGATCTCGGCGTACGATTCGTACCCCGGAGGTGCGATCCCGTCCTCGTTCGTGAAGGTAAGGGTGACCTCGGCCATCCCGAGGGGTCCGGCGGCGTCCGAGCCGGCGAAGATGACGTCTTCAAGCGCCTTGCTGCGCAGGAATGAGGGGGCGTGCTCGCCGAGGACCCAGCGGATGGCGTCGACGATGTTCGACTTGCCGCACCCGTTCGGGCCGACGATCGCCGTGACCCCGGCGGAAAAATCAAACGTCGTCTTGTCGTAGAAAGACTTGAATCCGATCAGTTCCAGTTTCTTGAGTTTCATCGGTACCCCATGCCCGGTGCCGCGCCGTATCGGGCAAACCTCTACATGCTGTGGGCGCAGACTCAGCCTATCGCAATATATGGTGTTTCCCGCGAAATGTAAAGATAAAAAAAGACGGCGGCCCGGAGGGGCCGCCGTCAGGAATTACTTCTATTTACGGCTATTTTTCCCTACTTTTTCCCACTCTTCCCCGGTTTCTGCTTCGGTTCCCTGAGAACCGCCTGGGCCGCCGCAAGGCGCGCGATGGGGACCCGGTAGGGGGAACAGGAGACATAGTCCAGCCCCGTCCTGTGGCAGAACTCGACCGACTTCGGGTCGCCGCCGTGCTCCCCGCAGATCCCGATCTTCAGGTTCGGACGCGTCGAACGCCCCTTCTCGACCCCCATCCGCACGAGTTGCCCGACGCCGCCCTGGTCCAGGGTCGCGAACACGTCCGCTTCGAGGATGTTCGCAGCCCGTTTCGTGTACGTCACCTTGCACGCGGCGCAGGAGAGATCCTTCTCCAGCTTCGTGCCGCATTGCGGGCAGAGCTCCGACCGGTTCATGTAGTGCTGGATGAACTTTCCGGAGTCGTCCCGCGAGAACCCGAACGTCGTCTGGGTAAGGTCGTTCGTGCCGAAGGAGAAGAATTCCGCCTCGGTCGCGATCTCGTCCGCCGTCACCGCGGCGCGCGGAAGCTCGATCATCGTTCCGACGGTGTAGGGGAACTTCTTCTTGTACCGCCGCATCGTCTCTTCCGCCACGGCGACGACGATCTCCTTTTGCGCCTTCATCTCCCCCACCATGCTGACCAGCGGGATCATGACCTCGGGATGGACCCGGATCCCCTCGCGGGTGATGTCGCACGCCGCCTCGAAGATGGCGCGCGCCTGC is part of the bacterium genome and harbors:
- the tyrS gene encoding tyrosine--tRNA ligase, with translation MDNVLQSLRRGTVEVISGDELSRKVASSAREHRPLRVKAGFDPTAPDLHLGHTVLIQKLKHFQDAGHQVIFLVGDFTGMIGDPSGKSETRKALTREDVERNAITYKEQIFKILDPARTEVRFNSEWLSTMRIEDMVRVAAQMTVARMLERDDFRKRYEEQRPISIHEFLYPLFQGYDSVALRADVEFGGTDQKFNLLVGRDLQRAYGQEPQVVMTTPLLVGLDGVNKMSKSLGNYVGITESPETIFGKMMSISDELMVMYYELLSDIGVAELAALKAGLSDGSRHPMDAKVALAREIVARFHGAAAAREAEEGFRGRFSRKEFPEDARRVELAADGGTQDLATVVSRASGSFTSKSAARRLIAQGGVEVNGERATDPAVLLPSPTEVRLKIGKKEFVVVALR
- a CDS encoding TIGR00282 family metallophosphoesterase — its product is MWVLFFGDVVGKPGRKAVTEFLSRLRGVRDVDLVIANGENAASGMGLTDTVVQELFDAGVDVLTGGNHVWDKKEGIPLVRAGERILRPANYPPGVDGRGWGIYRGRSGTPYAVVSLIGRVFLGNFDCPFRWADAALPEIRREANCVFVDFHAEATSEKRAMALYLDGRVSAIAGTHTHVQTSDASILPGGTGSITDAGMCGPAGSIIGMDPKTVLRRFLTQLPARFDVASGEPEASGVFFDLDPETGHSLAVQAFRISESQMRSKETWTTFSSP
- the rny gene encoding ribonuclease Y; protein product: MLIAALAALAVGLGVYVAFLLSGKKSTLEKARAEARAESEKAAEILQSSRKEAANILKEAALQAKDHLLQVKIDFEKETRDRKNELSQLEKRLLQKEDQFDRKNEQVEARVAEYTKKEREIADQARKLDATQADLESRLAATRVELERVAGLSAEQAKAEIVELIAEDAKMEAGKKIRVMDEEFKEEATQKARKMISLAVQRYAADYVAEHVVSAVPLPSEEMKGRIIGREGRNIRAFEAATGIDVIIDDTPEAVILSGFNPVRREIARISLSRLLQDGRIHPARIEETVEKVTKEVEETIREAGEQALFDLGIHGVHADLVKLIGRLKYRTSYGQNIYTHSLEVAFLCGMIASELGLNAKVAKRAGLLHDIGKAVDHEVEGPHALIGADLARKYGESAKIVHAIGAHHEDESPKDILPILVQAADALSGARPGARREMLANYLKRLEDLEAIAKSFAGVEKSYAIQAGREIRIIVDYQKIGDDAATLLARDIAKKIETDLSYPGQIRVTVIRETRAVEYAR
- a CDS encoding 5-formyltetrahydrofolate cyclo-ligase gives rise to the protein MLALERKEILRREGRIRLRERTGSAYSAEAGDRAQGHFLREFPPRAGMSVALYCALAGEVPTERIRRAYLAAGARLYYPRVTGEKTLAFYPHREGDGWETGPYGICEPPTPAGIEPRISGWDIVVVPGLAFDRLGNRLGRGFGYYDRFLGDLPENEPRVGLAYASQLVPEVPVDAWDVRVHALVTEEGVIRAANASGSPEP
- a CDS encoding cell division protein ZapA, giving the protein MGNRIDVNIAGYALTVRTERSEEHMVRLAETLNGRVREIQKQGGTANYLNIVVLAAMELADEVLAYEDSFRELKDKVETLQREKEDLKKRLDRKSRDLLATLDNALK
- the zapB gene encoding cell division protein ZapB → MGEESFALIEKKITDLVQVVTALKKEKEALAGELALKDAEARELTRKLAELSRERGEVKERVDKILSRLDTIEL
- the ftsY gene encoding signal recognition particle-docking protein FtsY, giving the protein MSEPSDKPRGAFFSRLKAGLAKTRELLFMNVGAIAQGIGPVDENVLGQLEEALILADVGAELSREYVEELRGAWRRGELPDTDALRARLREMVAATLAPRMVPLKVAAPYPFVVLVVGVNGVGKTTTIGKVASGLRAEGHSVLLAAADTFRAAAIEQLAVWAERTGADIVRHKEGADSSAVAFDAVRAAKARGTHVVLVDTAGRLHTKSHLMEEVRKVVRVLGKEIPGAPHEVLLVLDATSGRNAIAQAKTFEEFTGVTGIALTKLDGTAKGGVVLSVTREVAAPIRYIGVGEKADDLRPFDARDFAEALF
- the smc gene encoding chromosome segregation protein SMC codes for the protein MKLKKLELIGFKSFYDKTTFDFSAGVTAIVGPNGCGKSNIVDAIRWVLGEHAPSFLRSKALEDVIFAGSDAAGPLGMAEVTLTFTNEDGIAPPGYESYAEIAITRRTFRDGESEFSINKVPCRLKDIAELFLDTGAGARGYAIIAQGKVGEIVDARPDEMRMIIEEAAGVAKFRVRRKEAERKMESTRQNLARVKDILDEVRRQIGALERQVRKAERYKAFRAELKDLDLRIASRKRLAMSLACDSAREALDGIENALLSARSDLARMDAGREEARLTLSERERLLSDLREEHGWRKEEAARREAEWEGLRGQAEQLRRMVQEAGVEITSLESEIAALDAKIAEAEGEAVLRSEGLSLARACWEKENESLAAAREEHRLARDEVERAKSDLIVRVSQHSDARSGADALSQRITEGERSLARLTERIEEAAAAMEKASRDLDAASAVETAAREALETAERSWEETGAALAAASARLDASVEAARSAESELRSAESRRATLSGLHDRMDWASSGVRAVLRHFRGAEESGGDDRAALRVMGEMIETDAAYEKAVEAVLGERMQSVVVRDHAEGLSAIHFLKESREGRGAFIPMGLRTRTEELAYVGEEGVVAPLTEVVSAPPECGDLLRGLLGGTLLVRTLDTAIRLWNRNGVWNSYVTLDGDVVTADGILIGGEQGGGEAGVLARKREIRGLEKDIEEMRLELDRRARAEEAIRRERASLEERLAAFFRGREEARSAHVAAERARAVLSETRAQAGALHDGRTREEAYLRGELARMAEELSASLAMARESEHARGEEEIRTRELLSKTEEKRLSAEEIRERAHAAEVAFRGLEEKDRAAADLRAALSEQAEGKRRQRIERSRRKEDQAREAASLEEAMQAAREAIVQGGIVLAALQERIDARVAEHAECVSRLSGIETDLREARRREAELGERQAAERLRLQRFEMDIAGLDALLHQRYEIHLENLPPVEAAEGEDAGAGDLSILESRAEELRERMSSMGEVNLASLEEHRELTERFSFLVSQKEDLEKSLEDLAKAIQRINRTTRERFSKAFEEINAKFGEVFPRLFQGGRAALRLVDEENLLESGIGIFVQPPGKKSLPLGSLSGGEKALTAISLIFSIFLVKPSPFCLLDEVDAPLDDANVDRFNALVREMSHRYQYLLITHNKRTMELADVLYGITMEKHGISRTVSVKLNN